A DNA window from Streptomyces sp. 71268 contains the following coding sequences:
- a CDS encoding glycosyltransferase: protein MTELSSPRHAPAPSAPAPGPSAPPRTHPERPLRIVRLANFVTPTSGGLRTALRELGAGYQAAGHEPVLVIPGERASDEATAQGRVITVPGHELPGTGGYRVLTGRRHLARLLERLAPDRLEVSDRTTLRWTGEWARAARVPAVMVSHESADAVLRTWGVPPAAAGYAADRLNLRTARAYARVVCTTEWAAREFVRLGVRNLVRAPLGVDLEKCHPAWYSAALRARHVSGATTLLVMCSRLSPEKRPGRALDTVAALRRRGVAAHLVVAGDGPLRPRLAERARAERLPVTFLGHVAHRAELAAWQASADVVLAPGPAETFGLAALEALACGTPVVVSASSALPDIVDRAGVSAADDGAAFADAVEDVLARPEVARREAARARAEEFGWPIAVAAFLAAHDAPPSAPPAPSAPSELAPTADAVVAAAPAPKPSGTGGS from the coding sequence ATGACGGAACTCAGCTCCCCCCGGCACGCCCCGGCCCCCTCGGCTCCCGCACCCGGGCCGTCCGCCCCGCCCCGTACGCATCCCGAACGCCCGCTGCGCATCGTGCGGCTCGCCAACTTCGTCACCCCGACCTCCGGCGGGCTGCGCACCGCGCTGCGCGAACTCGGCGCCGGCTACCAGGCCGCGGGCCACGAACCGGTCCTGGTCATCCCCGGCGAGCGGGCCTCCGACGAGGCCACCGCGCAGGGGCGGGTGATCACCGTCCCCGGTCACGAACTGCCCGGCACCGGCGGCTACCGGGTGCTCACCGGCCGACGCCACCTGGCCCGACTCCTTGAGCGCCTCGCCCCGGACCGCCTTGAGGTCTCGGACCGCACCACGCTGCGGTGGACGGGGGAGTGGGCCAGAGCGGCCCGCGTGCCCGCGGTCATGGTCTCCCACGAGAGCGCCGACGCCGTGCTGCGCACCTGGGGCGTCCCACCGGCCGCCGCGGGCTACGCCGCCGACCGGCTGAACCTGCGCACGGCGCGGGCGTACGCGCGCGTGGTGTGCACGACGGAGTGGGCCGCGCGGGAGTTCGTACGGCTCGGCGTGCGCAACCTGGTCCGCGCCCCGCTCGGCGTCGACCTGGAGAAGTGCCACCCCGCCTGGTACAGCGCCGCGCTGCGGGCCCGCCATGTGAGCGGGGCGACGACGCTCCTGGTGATGTGCTCGCGGCTGTCGCCGGAGAAGCGGCCGGGGCGCGCCCTGGACACGGTGGCCGCGCTGCGCCGGCGCGGGGTGGCCGCGCATCTGGTGGTGGCGGGCGACGGACCGCTGCGCCCCCGGCTGGCCGAACGCGCCCGTGCCGAGAGGTTGCCGGTCACCTTCCTGGGCCACGTGGCGCACCGGGCGGAGCTGGCCGCCTGGCAGGCGAGCGCCGACGTGGTGCTGGCGCCCGGGCCGGCCGAGACGTTCGGGCTCGCCGCGCTGGAGGCGTTGGCCTGCGGTACGCCGGTGGTGGTCAGCGCCTCGTCGGCGCTGCCTGACATCGTTGACAGGGCGGGCGTCAGCGCCGCCGACGACGGCGCGGCCTTCGCGGACGCCGTCGAGGACGTGCTGGCCCGCCCGGAAGTGGCCCGCCGCGAGGCCGCGCGGGCGCGCGCCGAGGAGTTCGGCTGGCCGATCGCGGTGGCCGCCTTCCTGGCCGCGCACGACGCGCCGCCGTCGGCCCCGCCGGCCCCGTCGGCCCCGTCGGAGCTGGCGCCCACCGCCGACGCCGTGGTCGCGGCGGCACCGGCGCCCAAGCCGTCGGGGACAGGCGGCTCATGA